One window of Candidatus Nitrospira kreftii genomic DNA carries:
- a CDS encoding N-acyl-L-homoserine lactone synthetase yields MPVSEISEERGVAFYEGEFLVKTLDTKEELTQAYQLRHRVFAEKLGWVPPTEDGQEMDMYDLWGVTIGVLDHDGTLLGMARLLPSSGKFMLENEFGALLPGDYTIRKEQDTAEITRLAVNPDIQDAKLSTQVMLGTLKGIYQWAVENEIRYYYLEVEHRFLRALRMLGFPCEPIGPVVKLPPAGAGAVAALYDMARFDNENMEKRPGFLEWISTIKTTTGQTITGRTLSVSPLLLEVG; encoded by the coding sequence ATGCCAGTCTCAGAAATTTCTGAGGAACGAGGAGTTGCGTTTTACGAAGGCGAATTTCTCGTTAAGACGCTCGATACAAAAGAGGAGCTCACCCAGGCCTACCAATTGCGGCATCGAGTATTTGCAGAGAAACTAGGGTGGGTGCCACCGACAGAGGATGGCCAAGAGATGGACATGTATGACCTGTGGGGAGTCACAATCGGAGTCCTAGATCATGATGGAACTTTGCTTGGCATGGCACGTCTCCTCCCCTCTTCCGGCAAGTTCATGTTGGAAAATGAATTTGGAGCACTCCTTCCCGGAGACTATACGATTAGAAAAGAGCAGGACACAGCTGAAATCACCAGGCTTGCCGTTAATCCCGATATACAAGACGCAAAGCTTTCCACTCAGGTCATGCTAGGGACGTTGAAGGGGATCTATCAATGGGCAGTGGAGAACGAGATTCGGTACTATTACCTTGAAGTTGAACACCGGTTTTTGCGAGCGCTACGGATGTTGGGCTTTCCTTGTGAACCGATCGGTCCTGTTGTAAAGCTCCCGCCGGCTGGGGCAGGAGCTGTGGCAGCGCTCTATGACATGGCTCGCTTCGACAATGAGAATATGGAAAAGCGGCCTGGCTTTCTCGAGTGGATCTCTACAATCAAGACCACAACCGGCCAGACAATAACGGGACGGACATTGAGTGTTTCGCCGCTGTTATTGGAGGTGGGATAA
- a CDS encoding hypothetical protein (conserved protein of unknown function) has protein sequence MQKEDTNVTEGKVRFQLLDGGLRSMSALSLSQSVRPVKESFHTYGLEPCAGELTTAFKATEQRLHELLEDRSRIGRDLHDCVLQSLYAVGLGIETNHKIRQNNNQEDKVSDGQLISQINQLILEVRSMIRELESGTVQEFDLISELNTLRTTYEQTGQLRVKLDLQRTALEVLTNEEEREILNIAREALSNCARHAHASCATISVRMRDTRIRVTIQDNGVGFSTAVGQPRGYGLTNMEARAKKLGGSLRVQSKPGGGTHVTAEFSLEPILTSV, from the coding sequence ATGCAAAAGGAGGACACGAACGTGACTGAGGGAAAAGTAAGATTTCAGCTGTTGGATGGGGGGCTCCGGTCGATGTCAGCGCTCTCACTCTCCCAGTCTGTTCGTCCAGTGAAAGAATCCTTCCACACGTATGGGTTGGAGCCTTGCGCAGGTGAACTCACGACCGCATTCAAGGCGACTGAGCAGCGGTTGCACGAGCTCTTAGAAGATCGCAGCCGTATCGGTCGAGATCTGCATGACTGCGTGCTGCAGTCCCTGTATGCCGTCGGGCTCGGCATTGAAACTAATCATAAAATCAGGCAAAATAATAATCAGGAAGACAAAGTATCTGACGGACAACTGATTTCCCAGATTAACCAACTGATCCTTGAGGTCCGGAGCATGATCCGCGAATTGGAGTCCGGCACCGTTCAGGAATTCGACTTAATTTCTGAGCTAAATACGTTGCGCACGACATATGAGCAAACAGGACAACTGCGCGTAAAGTTGGATCTTCAGCGCACCGCGCTTGAAGTACTCACGAACGAGGAGGAACGGGAGATTCTGAATATTGCACGAGAGGCCCTTAGCAATTGCGCCCGCCATGCCCATGCATCTTGCGCTACGATCTCTGTGCGCATGAGAGACACGAGGATTCGTGTCACGATACAGGACAACGGAGTTGGGTTTTCCACAGCCGTCGGTCAGCCGCGTGGATACGGGCTCACCAACATGGAAGCTCGGGCCAAAAAACTTGGAGGGTCATTGCGCGTTCAGTCTAAGCCAGGGGGAGGCACGCACGTAACGGCAGAGTTTTCATTAGAACCCATACTGACTTCTGTATGA
- a CDS encoding DNA-binding transcriptional activator DevR/DosR, whose protein sequence is MKQPQTSIVLIDDHEMVRRGLRALLHLEPDMTIVGEAGTVAEGVALVERLTPHMVLLDVKLPDATVTEACRRLLAVTPKLRILVLTSYAEDATVMAAVQNGAHGYVLKDVRMDDLIRAIRTVATGHGYLDPRVTQRALHWIRTSSHLGVNSQGVTRLSPQERLILPLLAEGKTNKEIAGHLRLSDKTVKNYLANIFDKLHVKRRTEAVAWFMKESHSPPLRSPKL, encoded by the coding sequence ATGAAACAGCCACAAACCAGCATCGTTCTCATTGATGATCACGAGATGGTCCGTAGAGGCCTGCGTGCCCTGCTTCACCTCGAACCGGATATGACGATTGTGGGAGAGGCTGGAACTGTCGCGGAGGGTGTCGCGCTTGTTGAGCGCCTCACCCCGCACATGGTACTGCTGGACGTGAAACTTCCCGATGCTACCGTCACGGAGGCTTGCCGGCGGCTTCTCGCTGTCACGCCAAAACTTCGTATTCTTGTCCTCACCAGTTATGCCGAAGACGCCACCGTGATGGCTGCCGTTCAGAACGGAGCCCACGGGTATGTCCTTAAGGATGTGCGAATGGATGACCTCATTCGGGCTATCCGTACTGTAGCCACCGGTCACGGCTATCTCGATCCACGAGTGACCCAGCGGGCACTTCATTGGATTCGCACCAGCTCGCATCTGGGCGTAAATTCCCAGGGCGTCACTCGATTGTCACCTCAAGAACGTCTCATTCTGCCTCTGTTGGCAGAAGGGAAGACGAACAAAGAGATCGCAGGCCATCTCCGCTTGAGCGACAAGACGGTAAAAAACTACCTGGCCAATATCTTCGATAAGCTGCATGTGAAACGCCGGACGGAGGCCGTTGCCTGGTTCATGAAAGAAAGCCATTCGCCTCCTCTACGGAGTCCAAAGCTGTAA
- a CDS encoding hypothetical protein (conserved protein of unknown function) — MNSPFGIDSSLSTELSHLRRQVLELQQALAQSEQDRRFAQTSALEAVQVGTWEWQADTNRVSWSVETERIFGLPPGSFVGTSDGFFALVHPDDRQRLSTAIAMAIEERTFYFIEHRIITAHGDPRWVACRGRPLWKENELLSGMVGTVEDITTRKQSELAQQAMHETLEAHVRERTAGLERAVIELKQEVARRQQAESALKASEQRYQSLYEHNPFMYFTLASDGIVLSVNHFGAEQLGYKKEDLIGQSIVQVFDVSDRRTVSERITACVASPYTLLEWETQKIRKDGTRLWVKERARAVHDHTGMVLVLVVCEDITERKRTERQLQETSRLLRTLVNESALPLVSLDREGRVLSWNQAATRLFGWSEEEVLGRELPYVQAGEEIMADAMWEKGIRGELIGPIELRRRRKDGQMLDLLLWPVFVHDEFEQVSLAVGLYVDQSDLKRAEEAKLMSDARLRSFLNALDDLAFEFDQDGKYLNVWTRSEDKLLLPKSELIGRCLTDVFGPKTGTNPLETIRHVIATGKTAAVDYSVLLSGNRRYFSGILTYIPGSEGGTGTVGCIMRDMTESRLVESQVRENEARWRALYEHAGVGIAQLTLDGQFLRVNPHLCKILGYPSDTMLERNFQDLTHPDDIQANLAYLDELLIGKRHSFSMEKRYRRIDHTWVWVDLTVSLVQTGSSDQAYLIAVIQNIDDRKRSHSLLQAAMNSVADGLLIVDRQGKVTSANQRFLSLWNIPDELADCQDDDALLRSVMNQLQDPQAFLDKVRELYAHPANESFDVLHFKDGRIFERHSRPQILDREIVGRVWTFRDVSKHKRAEEALRASELRLQRFVAEAPVGLCILDENWRAISTNRAMCELTGYEEEEIIGSTYALYTHPEDLSANIVLTDEFFRRVRSNYTYEKRYIRKSGEIIWVLVKATRIELSGHEGPLLLAAVQDITERKLAIEEREQLSRDLHDNLLQSLYAVGMQLEAGKLAMKHSARRSKLHMSRAIHQLNNLMVDVRRFIALLIKRTPREVDFGQALNQLIISTTGTGDTAPELDIKSPVLSFITPQLAEQLLSIVREALSNSMRHARASRRWVQLSLIDNSIRLVIGDDGVGFVQTRRRPTGHGLSNMAARAQRVFGTFTLQSTPRQGTIISVDVPLKKGAVYE; from the coding sequence ATGAATTCTCCGTTTGGCATCGACAGCTCTCTGTCCACTGAACTGAGCCACTTGCGCCGGCAGGTGCTCGAGTTACAGCAGGCCTTGGCTCAATCCGAACAGGACCGTAGATTTGCACAAACTTCTGCGCTTGAAGCCGTTCAAGTCGGAACTTGGGAATGGCAAGCCGATACGAACCGAGTGAGTTGGTCGGTGGAGACCGAACGAATCTTCGGCTTACCTCCAGGATCGTTCGTTGGGACGTCCGACGGATTCTTTGCGCTCGTCCATCCAGACGATCGCCAGCGGCTTAGTACGGCCATCGCAATGGCCATCGAAGAGCGGACCTTCTACTTCATTGAACATCGTATTATCACTGCACATGGAGACCCACGATGGGTGGCGTGCCGTGGCCGCCCTCTTTGGAAAGAAAACGAATTGCTATCAGGGATGGTTGGTACGGTGGAAGACATCACCACGCGCAAGCAATCAGAGCTGGCACAACAAGCTATGCACGAAACGCTCGAAGCTCATGTGCGCGAGCGAACAGCAGGACTAGAACGGGCCGTCATCGAGCTCAAACAAGAAGTCGCGCGGAGACAGCAGGCGGAGTCGGCGCTCAAGGCAAGTGAACAGCGGTATCAATCCCTTTATGAACACAATCCCTTCATGTATTTCACCCTCGCTTCCGACGGGATCGTGTTGTCGGTGAATCATTTTGGAGCAGAGCAACTCGGATACAAAAAAGAGGACCTTATCGGTCAATCGATCGTGCAGGTATTCGATGTGAGTGATCGCCGGACCGTGTCGGAACGGATTACGGCCTGCGTAGCGAGCCCATACACGCTGTTGGAATGGGAAACTCAAAAGATCCGAAAAGATGGAACTCGGTTATGGGTGAAGGAGCGAGCGAGAGCAGTTCATGATCACACCGGGATGGTTCTCGTGCTGGTGGTCTGTGAAGATATCACGGAACGAAAGCGGACCGAAAGACAGCTGCAGGAAACCTCCAGACTACTCCGTACCCTCGTGAATGAATCGGCGCTCCCACTTGTCAGTCTCGATCGAGAAGGTCGAGTCCTTAGCTGGAATCAAGCGGCAACCCGCCTCTTCGGCTGGTCTGAAGAAGAGGTGCTCGGACGTGAACTCCCCTATGTTCAAGCGGGCGAAGAGATCATGGCTGATGCCATGTGGGAAAAAGGAATACGGGGTGAATTGATCGGTCCTATAGAATTGCGCCGTCGGCGTAAGGACGGCCAGATGCTCGACCTCCTCCTTTGGCCTGTCTTTGTTCATGATGAGTTTGAACAGGTTTCGCTGGCCGTCGGCCTCTATGTGGATCAGTCCGACCTCAAGCGAGCGGAGGAAGCCAAGCTCATGAGCGACGCTCGTCTCCGCTCATTCTTGAACGCGCTGGATGACCTGGCCTTTGAGTTCGACCAGGACGGGAAGTATCTCAATGTCTGGACTCGTAGCGAAGATAAACTGCTCCTGCCAAAATCGGAGCTTATCGGAAGATGCTTAACCGACGTCTTCGGACCTAAAACCGGCACCAATCCCCTGGAAACAATCCGCCATGTCATCGCGACCGGAAAAACCGCCGCAGTTGACTATAGCGTGTTACTCAGTGGGAACAGGCGGTATTTCTCAGGGATTCTCACGTACATCCCAGGGAGTGAAGGAGGTACAGGCACCGTAGGCTGCATCATGCGCGATATGACTGAGAGCCGCCTCGTCGAGTCCCAGGTTCGAGAAAATGAGGCTCGATGGAGAGCGCTGTATGAGCATGCAGGAGTCGGGATCGCTCAGCTCACGCTCGATGGTCAGTTTCTCCGAGTGAATCCACACTTATGCAAGATCCTAGGGTACCCATCGGATACGATGCTTGAACGGAATTTTCAAGACTTGACCCACCCAGATGACATCCAGGCGAATCTCGCCTATCTCGATGAACTGCTGATCGGAAAGCGTCACTCGTTCTCAATGGAAAAGCGCTATCGCCGGATCGACCACACCTGGGTGTGGGTCGACTTGACCGTATCTCTTGTCCAGACCGGCTCCAGCGATCAAGCCTATTTGATTGCGGTCATTCAGAACATTGACGATCGGAAGCGCTCCCATTCGCTTCTACAAGCGGCCATGAACTCCGTCGCAGATGGCCTTCTCATCGTCGATCGACAAGGGAAGGTGACAAGCGCTAATCAACGTTTCTTGTCACTCTGGAACATCCCTGACGAATTGGCCGACTGCCAAGACGACGACGCCCTGTTGCGATCTGTTATGAACCAATTACAAGATCCACAAGCCTTCTTGGACAAGGTCCGTGAACTGTACGCACACCCGGCCAATGAAAGTTTTGATGTCTTGCACTTCAAGGACGGCCGAATCTTCGAGCGTCACTCACGACCACAGATTCTCGATAGAGAAATCGTGGGCCGTGTCTGGACGTTCCGAGACGTCAGCAAACACAAACGAGCCGAGGAAGCATTGCGCGCCAGCGAACTCAGGCTCCAGCGCTTCGTCGCTGAAGCTCCGGTCGGTCTGTGCATCCTCGATGAGAACTGGCGCGCAATCAGCACCAACAGGGCCATGTGCGAACTGACAGGGTACGAAGAGGAGGAGATCATCGGAAGCACCTATGCCCTGTACACGCACCCTGAAGATCTTTCCGCCAACATCGTATTGACCGATGAGTTCTTTCGACGTGTTCGATCGAACTACACCTATGAAAAGCGCTATATCAGAAAATCTGGAGAAATTATTTGGGTTTTGGTTAAAGCGACACGTATCGAGCTATCCGGTCACGAAGGGCCGCTGCTGCTGGCCGCAGTGCAAGACATTACCGAGCGCAAGCTCGCGATTGAAGAACGAGAACAACTGAGTCGTGATCTTCATGACAATCTGCTGCAATCGCTGTATGCGGTCGGTATGCAACTGGAAGCGGGAAAGCTGGCCATGAAACATTCCGCTCGCCGGTCAAAACTGCATATGAGTCGAGCGATCCACCAGCTCAACAATCTCATGGTCGATGTTCGCCGATTTATTGCCTTGCTGATAAAGCGCACTCCTAGGGAGGTGGATTTTGGACAGGCGCTCAATCAACTCATCATTTCGACGACAGGAACCGGTGATACCGCGCCGGAGCTGGACATCAAGAGTCCCGTCCTTTCTTTCATTACTCCGCAGCTGGCCGAACAACTTCTCAGTATCGTGCGAGAGGCCTTGAGCAATAGCATGCGCCATGCACGCGCCTCCCGTCGATGGGTACAGCTGAGCTTGATCGACAATTCCATCCGTTTAGTCATCGGCGACGATGGTGTCGGCTTTGTCCAAACCCGTAGACGTCCCACTGGTCATGGGCTCAGCAACATGGCGGCTCGAGCTCAACGTGTATTCGGCACCTTTACGCTTCAAAGCACTCCCAGACAAGGAACGATCATTTCGGTTGACGTTCCATTGAAGAAGGGAGCCGTGTATGAATAA
- a CDS encoding DNA-binding transcriptional activator DevR/DosR, which translates to MNKAPSIRVVIVDDHEVVRIGLRAVLNLTPGMKVVGQGIRMVDAKRLCLRFKPDLILLDIRLPDGSGVDAAREILVKCPQTRVLFLTSFADDHTVLEAILAGAHGYILKDIASQALIRAIRAVAAGQVFIDPRLTGQTLGWLKNVYREPGHSKRPLLSPQEQRLLPLVAQGLTNKEIAQDLHLSEKTVKNYLANIYSKLNIGRRSQIAAFYAGSFKGSGRHLSMEAD; encoded by the coding sequence ATGAATAAAGCTCCATCGATCCGAGTGGTCATCGTGGACGATCACGAAGTGGTGCGCATCGGGCTTCGGGCAGTCCTCAATCTGACACCGGGAATGAAGGTTGTGGGTCAAGGTATCCGGATGGTGGATGCCAAAAGGCTGTGCCTTCGATTCAAACCTGATCTCATTCTCCTCGACATTCGCTTACCTGATGGCAGCGGCGTGGACGCTGCACGGGAAATTCTCGTGAAATGTCCCCAGACACGCGTGCTCTTCCTGACAAGCTTTGCCGACGATCATACGGTGCTCGAAGCGATTCTTGCCGGAGCTCATGGGTACATTCTAAAAGACATCGCCTCCCAGGCTCTCATTCGCGCCATTCGTGCAGTGGCCGCCGGCCAGGTGTTCATCGACCCTCGTTTAACGGGCCAAACATTGGGATGGCTGAAGAATGTGTATCGTGAACCTGGACATTCAAAACGCCCACTCCTCTCTCCTCAAGAGCAACGTTTATTACCGTTGGTCGCTCAAGGGCTCACCAACAAGGAGATCGCTCAAGACTTGCATCTCAGCGAAAAGACCGTAAAGAACTACCTCGCCAATATCTACTCCAAATTGAATATTGGACGTCGATCGCAGATTGCAGCTTTCTATGCAGGAAGCTTCAAAGGCTCCGGGCGCCATTTATCTATGGAAGCCGACTAG
- a CDS encoding hypothetical protein (conserved protein of unknown function), which translates to MSASVSNCISVLLIEPKKALAQRFQDILSKSFSAVSSPQVVSSLQEGLKCLANREVAVVLTDLVLPDSSGPDAVRFLCRTAPFSAVVAFTERGDMALLLEAVQAGAHEALPNVLLSPEELTLAIQSALIRVSSSKIPTEATRSHFPLAGSPPSLPKLVHNLNNALTSINGFTDILLARLPADEAPHRCAEQIKDACDRAASLARDLASLSADPS; encoded by the coding sequence ATGTCCGCATCGGTGTCAAACTGCATCTCCGTCCTTCTTATCGAGCCAAAGAAGGCTCTGGCTCAGAGGTTCCAAGATATTCTCTCAAAGTCTTTTTCTGCCGTTTCCTCTCCCCAAGTAGTGTCCTCTCTTCAGGAAGGATTGAAGTGTCTCGCCAATCGTGAGGTCGCCGTGGTGCTTACGGACTTGGTGCTTCCTGACAGTAGTGGACCTGATGCTGTTCGTTTTCTTTGTAGGACCGCCCCTTTTAGCGCTGTGGTTGCCTTTACAGAAAGAGGAGATATGGCCTTACTACTTGAGGCGGTTCAGGCCGGCGCCCACGAGGCACTACCCAACGTTCTACTCTCACCAGAGGAACTCACCCTAGCGATTCAAAGTGCCTTGATCAGAGTCAGTTCATCGAAAATACCCACTGAAGCCACGCGGTCTCATTTCCCCCTCGCAGGTTCGCCCCCATCATTGCCAAAACTCGTGCACAACTTGAACAATGCACTTACTTCTATCAACGGATTCACCGACATCCTACTCGCCCGGTTGCCGGCTGACGAAGCCCCTCACCGTTGTGCGGAGCAGATCAAGGATGCCTGTGATCGCGCAGCCAGCTTGGCAAGAGATTTGGCAAGTTTGTCAGCAGACCCCTCGTAA
- a CDS encoding hypothetical protein (conserved membrane protein of unknown function), translating to MSDSRAPHTKETLSSPKTSHSASSQVEALFESVVFASRWIQAPLYAGLIVAELLYAYKFLHELWEMVTHINKMEETVFMLGVLGLIDVTMVANLLTMVIIGGYATFVSKLDLEHHPDRPDWLTHVDPGTIKIKLAASLIGISSIHLLKGFVDVANENPEHLKWKIFIHMTFLASAILLAWTDKIMQKDKRH from the coding sequence ATGTCAGACTCTCGTGCACCTCACACCAAAGAGACACTATCTTCGCCTAAAACTTCCCACTCTGCCAGCAGTCAAGTCGAAGCCTTGTTTGAAAGCGTCGTCTTTGCCAGCCGATGGATTCAAGCCCCGCTCTATGCTGGTCTTATCGTTGCGGAGCTACTCTATGCATACAAGTTTCTCCACGAGCTTTGGGAGATGGTGACCCACATCAACAAGATGGAAGAAACGGTATTCATGCTCGGTGTCCTCGGGTTGATTGATGTGACGATGGTGGCCAATTTGTTGACCATGGTCATCATTGGGGGGTACGCCACTTTCGTCAGCAAACTAGATTTGGAGCACCATCCAGACCGACCTGACTGGCTCACCCACGTCGATCCCGGCACCATCAAGATAAAGCTTGCTGCTTCTTTGATCGGCATTTCCAGTATTCACTTACTTAAAGGGTTTGTGGATGTGGCCAATGAGAATCCGGAGCATCTGAAATGGAAGATCTTCATTCATATGACCTTCTTGGCTTCTGCCATTTTGCTGGCTTGGACCGATAAGATCATGCAAAAGGACAAGAGGCATTGA